Proteins from a single region of Candidatus Fusobacterium pullicola:
- a CDS encoding ROK family protein — protein sequence LVHGMLHPEMGHIIIKRHPKDNYEGKCPFHKDCLEGMAAGPAIEARWGKKGYELPSDHEAWDLEAYYIAQGLVNFILTLSPEKIILGGGVMKQEQLFPKIRKEIVELLKGYIQTTEILENIDNYIVYPELGDNAGLLGAVALTLENNY from the coding sequence CTAGTACATGGTATGCTACACCCAGAGATGGGACATATAATAATAAAAAGACACCCTAAAGATAACTATGAAGGAAAGTGTCCATTTCATAAAGATTGCTTAGAGGGAATGGCAGCAGGTCCAGCTATAGAGGCTAGATGGGGGAAAAAAGGATATGAGCTACCATCAGATCATGAAGCTTGGGATTTAGAAGCTTACTATATAGCTCAAGGATTAGTTAACTTCATACTAACTCTATCTCCAGAAAAAATAATTCTAGGTGGTGGAGTTATGAAACAGGAACAACTATTTCCAAAGATAAGAAAAGAGATTGTTGAACTATTAAAAGGATATATTCAAACAACTGAAATTTTAGAAAATATTGATAACTATATTGTTTATCCTGAATTAGGTGATAATGCTGGTCTTCTAGGAGCAGTGGCTTTAACTCTAGAAAATAATTATTAA